The Mobula birostris isolate sMobBir1 chromosome 7, sMobBir1.hap1, whole genome shotgun sequence region TCCACAAGTGGAGGGCGAGAAAAATATCGCtccattaaaaaaaagcaaacaagCATTTCAACGTTTTTCCCAAACAAGGCTCCTTTAAAGGGGAAAGCGGTTCTGCAAAGACACTCAATTGAAAAAAATACAGAGAACTGGCGCACAGATCTGCGAATGAGCGGACGCCACAgacagaaataaataataaatacaaaaTAACTGAATAGCTTAAGTTCATTTCTAAACCACGAGTTCTAGAAAAGATGCTGACATCAGACCAATTCGAATCATAATGGTTATTACTGGGGATAAGTCATCTCACTAACGAGGCAAAGCAATCCCAGActgaataccgtaggtttcaataagaatgCGTGACGAGCTCGAAAGCAGGGGCGTGAGCCGGAATTTAAATCTGCCGGCTCTTAACAATCTGTAATGTTATAGGCCGGACGTGTGCACGCACGAACCACCTAGGGCTGTACCGGTTTTCCGGAGGAATATTGAGAGGGGTGTTCCATCCTGGCGTACGCCCCTGCTTTCTGAGAACGCACTGCACCGTTTCAGCTTTTAACATTGCATTACAGTGCAATCATGAAAAGGCttgaaataataattaaaaaaaaaacaaatcgcacGCAGATTTTAAGTTATCCACATTAATGACACGGTAAGAGACTTGCATTGTTTAAACATTAGTCAAACTCGCCCCCCTCCCGCCAGGTTTCGTTAATGTTTGAAGGGACATTCGGTGCCAGAGGCACACACAAGGCTGCCTACCTGTTTGTTGTACTTCGGCGGATTGGTCTTGTAGCTGTAATCTGAGTACTGGTCCGAGCCAGTAGAGTTGCTGTCCCCAGTCCCGACGAAGGTGTTGGCTGCGGGCAGGTCTTGCACGACTTGGTGCTTTTTCCCCGCAGTCGGCGACTGCGGGTGCAGCTGgatggaagggagaggagagttcGACCTGTAGTGTCTCCCTAGGTCGGGGCTACCCGGGTTACAGTTCAGCGGCAGGTGAATCCGTGGACTGTCAGTGCTCGATTCGTTGATCAAGTTGAATTGTAATCCCCTCTGGGTGCCGCTCTCCTCGGCGTCCAGAGGTTTGGAGGGTTTGGATGGCTTGCTTTTCTTAACTTTGTGCTTGGTATTTTTATTGGTCTGTTTGGGTGTGTACAAATCCTTGGTTTCCTTTTTGCCGGCCTGGTATCCACTCTTGGCTTCCTTCTGCCTACAGTAGCGGATCAGGACCACCACCACGATCACCAGCGTGACTGCGATAATCCCAGCGATCACTCCGAATAGGACGTTGCTCCGTTGCTTGCTCTTCTCGTACTCGGGGTCTCCGGCGATGTCTACGTTCAGCGGGGTGTTGAGGCTGTGGCCCACCAGGGCTTCCACCAGGCTAACGTTGGCCATGGTGTCGTTGACATACAAGTGAACCAAAGCAGTGGCGAAGCGGGCTGGCGTGCCCCCATCCCTCACCTGAACCACAAGCCGGTGCAACCCGTAGTGCCTGCGCACGAGTTCCTTCTCCAGGGTCACGTTCCCGACAGCAGAGATGCGGAACAGGTCAAAGGGGTTACCTCCAACGATCTCATAAGTCAAGTTGGCATTGGGGCCAATGTCCATGTCTTCGGCCTTGACTCGTTCCACTGTTGTGCCAATGGAGGTGAGAGGACTGATGTGTTGGAAGGAGGAATTGGATGGTTGGGTGATGAAGGGTGTGTTGTCGTTTTCATCCAAAACATTAATGATAACACTGACATAGGCGGACCTGGGGGGCATTCCGCCGTCTATTGCCTTCAGCTGGAAGGTGTAGGTGCTCTGGCGCTCCCGGTCGAAGGAGATCCGAGAGAGTATGGTACCCGTGCCGTTCTGGATCTCAAACTCGCCATTATCCGGTTCTACGAACAGGGTGAACCGCGCATTCGACTCCTTGTCCAGGTCCGTCACCGTCACCATGCCCACTGGACTGGACGGGGGCAAATTCTCCCGCACCGAGAAGTTGTAGGCGTTAAGCATGAACCGGGGATCGTTGTCGTTCTCGTCCAGCACATTGACCACCACGGTGGCCGTCCCCTTCAGACTAGGGGTCCCCTTGTCGGCGGCAGCGACTTTGAACTCGTAGCGCTCCCTCTGCTCGCGGTCCAGCACCGAGATGGCTCTCACCTCGCCCGTATCCGGGTTAATCTGGAACAAGTTCTGGATGGCCGGGTCGGGATATAGGGAGTAGAGTAGCTCGGCGTTGCTTCCGCTATCGGCGTCCGTGGCCTCCACACGCAGCAGCGAGGTGGGGGGCCGGTTATTCTCCAAGATTCCCACCTGCATGCGGCTCTGCGCGAAGCTGGGCGCGTTGTCGTTCACATCCACCACCTTCACCTTTAGAGTGTTGGTGCTGGAAAGAGGTGGGTTGCCCGAATCCACTGCCACGATCTGGATCAGGTACTCGCGCACCTTCTCGTAGTCCAGGGCGGTGGTGGTCTGCAGGAAGAACTTCTTCTTCTTTTCGCTGCTCGACTCACTGGCGGGCTTCAGCTGGAAAGGGACGTCCCCGGCCACTATACAAGTCACCGCCGCGTTCTCCCCCTCGTCGCGGTCCGAAACTTGGACAAGAGCCACGGGGGAGTCGACAGGCGCGTCCTCGTCAATGCTGGCCACGCCGTCCCGGTGAGTGACCAGCCCAATGCCTCGGATTTCGATTGCCGGCGCGTTGTCGTTAGTGTCCCGCACCGTGATCACCACCGACGCCCTGTCCTGTTTGGGTATGGGGCCCTTGTCGCGGGCGTGCACGTAGAACCGGAATTGGCTGAATTGCTCGCGGTCCACCGGTCCCTGCACCGTGATCCAGCCGGTGTTCTTGTCCAAGCGGAGTAGACGGCGGGCATTATCCGCCGCCTGGGCGAACGTGTACTCGATGCGGGAGTTCTCTCCCATGTCCATATCGGTAGCTCTCACCTGCAGGATGGAGGTACCGGCGGGGCTGTTCTCCTCTACCGTTCCTTGGTAGGCGTACCTCTCGAAGCGGGGCGCGTTGTCGTTAATGTCCAGCACGGTAACCCGCAACACCGAGGTACTGCTCCGGGGTGGCTGACCCCCGTCTACCACCCGCACAGTCAGATCGTAAGTGTCCCGTTGCTCCCTGTCCAGCGAGCCGGTGACGATGAGCTGAGGCAACTTCTCGCCATGTTCCTCGGCCACCTGTAGGCTGAACAGACCCTGTCCCTCGTTGCCCAACAGTTCGTAGCCGGCGACTCCATTAGTGCCGGAGTCGCGGTCGCTGGCCGTGGGGATATTGACCAGAGTCCCCGGAGGTGTGTGTTCCGGAATGGAGATGGAGATGACCGGAGAGCTGAACGTGGGAGTGTTGTCGTTAATGTCCTGCACCGAAATCTTGCCTTCCACGAGCACTGTGGCAGTGTTGTACAAGGTGTCGGTGACCGAGATCTCGAACTCTAGCTGGCACTCGGTGGGGCTCTCGCACATCATCTGCTCGCGGTCGATGGGGGTCTCGGTGGTGTAGAGGTTGCCTCCCGTCTCGTCCACCCGGAGGTAAGGCTGGCCCATTTCCAACTTGAATAGCCGGTTCTCTCGCTCCAGACCCAGTGTCTCGCCCGGGTTACCGATCAGCGTGTTGGGCGGCTGCTCCTCCGGGAAGGTGAACTTCACCGAGCCCTGCGCCACGCAGCCGGGGACCGGGTACAGGGCGACGAGCAGGGGCAACAGGAGCAGCAAGCCGCGAAGGGAGGGGGCGAGCGGCCGGGCCATCGGCGTCAACAAGTGCGCTGTCAGCTGTGAAGTtggaggggtggtgggagggggtgggttgagggaaagggagaggaaggggagaaatAGGGGAgtaaggagggagggaggtggagagagtgggtGGGTGAGGTATAGGGAAAAGAGTGATGGTTGGAAGGGAAAGAGATttcaaaagaaaaacaatgaaTAAAAGCAAATTCACAAATCCAGCTGAAAATATTAACAGAACTATATATTACATCCTGTAAATGCTGTGTTATAACAAGAATTAATCGCTCACATCAATACTGCAATGCAACttatttgaagagaatacaccgAGTTCCATGCGGCTCCGAGAGCACTCCATTTCAACAGCGAACGCAAAGGTTCCAGCAATGCCTGGCTCTTAAAGTGGATACCAGTGAGGAAAGAAGCTGACACTCCCGCGTTCTACAACAAGCTCCGGACCCGGCTGAGAAAATCTCATTCACTGAAACAATCCATTTCAGAAAGCCCTCCGCTTGCAAACGCCGGGGAGGTTTTGTGGGTCTGCTTACACTAGAGTGCACATGCAGATAACAGAGCGGGCAGAAACCATCGCTGGCAAATTCGGGGAGGGCGGCTAGGGATTAACATCTCCCAGGACTGTATGGGGTGGGGAAAGTAAGcataggagagggggagagggaagaatagaagagagagagagagaacgcacAAAGCTGTAGTCTCGGTGTGAGTACACACAGTGGCAGAGGGAAAATGAGATATTGCTTCGCTGTTGCAATGCCGGGCGATGGGAATGAGGAAGTAGGGACGATAGATTGTAATCATTTTAAACACAAAATCCCACGCTAACATTACGCCTTGCATTCACGGAGCGAGCTGCGCAGACATTATAATAAAATCAGTGGGAATCTGAGATATTCCTCCCGATCCGGTCCTTATTAAATCAGAAGCGGGTTCCCTCTTTTAAAATGACCGAGGTTTTCCAACCAAGCTACTGTATTTTTTTCAGCAAGTCCGATCTTCCGATATTAAACACTGCGCGTACTCAGTCGCTCTAAAGCCAAGCTTCGGATTTTAGCAGAGACACGATTTAAATGCACCTCCAGTCTTGCTAATCAAACACAGGTGCATTTTCACTCTTAAAACACACGTAACACAGGGTCCGTGAAATTAATATAATTTATCCAAAGAAGCAACCGAATTTTTTTAAAGGGTCTCTGTTGCAATGTCCCTTACCTCGGCGAGAGAGTGGGTCAGTAGCAAAGCGAAAGCCTGCAGCAATGGGTCTGGGAGTTTTgcgtgtttttttctctctctctgcttggcGCTGTCCGCTCGCTTCCTCAATGTTTCtcttccaccctctctctctatttctcttccaccctctctctctccttctctccctccctcgcaTTCACTCCTCCCAGTGAAAGCGAATCAGTCTcgcagttttttttttgcctcgCCCGCCCTGCGCGTCACAAGCCGTAACTAACTCAGCTCCGTGTAatcggggtgaggggtgtgtgagtgtgtgtgtgtgtgtgtaaatgatTCAACCCAGTCAACGTCCACACTTGTTTTTAATAAACAAACTCTTCGGACAGAACCAAAAGCAGATCAAAAcatgctacacacacacacacacaaatcgcATGCACATTAAATATGCGAGCGATCCGGGttcaaattaaataaaattagGCTAATAAGTtcttttgaaaaaaaatcttttaaaaaTCCGGACTAGCAACATGTGATTATAAGAGACTGAATCTTGTTTTACCGCATTCCACTGGTTAGAGACTTCAGGAGCTCGGTGCCGTTAAATTGTTTCTTCCCTCAGTTTACGCATTGTGTTATTCTTTCgtaaaaaaataaaaatccaCCTCGTTTTCCAGAAATAAATCTAAACCTTTACGGGTAGATTCTCCCGATCGGTTCCTTGTCGCGTGTATCGCGATGGATGAGTGTACGGGGATCCCTCTACAAATGCATTGAGTCAAATGAAAGAGAGAGATTCCTCGCTGAACACCTTACTGGTTTCTtcagagagcgagcgagcgagagggagagagagagagagagggagagagagagtggtgctTGTATACGAGGGAGCTCTCGGCTTTCCAAGAGCTGTTTATACAGAACGCAGTCACTACTTGTTGCAGCTTTAAAGGAACCCCGTTTTAACGAGAGAGAACGCCATCTACAGTCAACCTCGCAAGAAATTCTTGCCTTAACTAAATTCCACGCAAGAGGATGAGCGATTTTCGGACAGAGACCCCACTAACTTTGTATTTAATGCAATAACTCATCTAATGACCGCTCAGCTACAGACCATTTGCTCTTATAAAACAAATAATTCAGCTGTTTTAAGTTGCACggcgtttttttttaaaccacagtCCATATTCCCTTTAATGGTTTCATATACAACAGTACACTACACCTCTTCGGCTCGTATGATGATGTGCCGACTTTTTAACCTGCTGTAAGATCAGTCTAAAGCTTCCCTCCCGCAtaaccatttttctttcatccatgtgcctaagaaaCTAAGAAAAAAACAAGTTTTAGTCTATTTAAGGATTTTGCTCGTGTTCGGAGGGAGTTGAGCAACATTTTACCTGCCCTTCTTGACACATTGCAATGCAGCCCCCAATATTTTGGGGAAACACACAAAGGTTAGCTACGCTATTCGGCAACATGAGGTATCGTGGCAGCGAGTAGTTACAGCACCGTGGTGGCTTTTTGCTGAGACACGGGCCGCAATTTCTCCAGAGTCCGGGTCCGCGAAACCTCAATCTACGGTGCTTCGCGACCTCCCTGTTCGCACAGCCTTCGCTGAAAGTttccaaatacagtactgtgcagtatTCAGGTTCAGTGGTACGTTAGGAACTGCAGTACCACACTCAGCCACCGGAGGGGCTGTGATTAAACAGCTTCGGACTGTGTGGTAATGTCTCAATGCATCTCTATCAGGCGCAGTTCGCGGGTCTCGGGTACTTCCCGCAGTTGATGCGGGTTCGGAGAGGCCCTGTTTTACTTTTAAAAAGAAACAGCAACTTTGCAGTTTTGCTATGTTTCTTCAGAATAAAAATTGAAAGGTTATGGTTACATATATCAAAATAAAAGTTTTAGCTTCTGAAGATAAAGTATATTATTGATTGCCACGTAAAAGCTTATGACAGAGAAAATGTGGTTACCGCGCTATGCATTGTCATAGCTGAGTGGGTCTCATTCATAACTCCCTTAGGAAGTCGTGGGTTCATGTCTCTAAACACCTACAGTCAGTGGTGACTTtagtaggtacacctgtacacttgcatattaatgcaaatatttaattagCCAATTATATGGGAACAACTCAGTGTATAAGAGCATTCAGACAGGGTcaggaggtttagttgttgttcagaccaaacatcagactgggCAGGAAATGTGAcctgagtgactttgactatggaatgattgttggtggcagacagggtggtttgagcatctcagaaattgctgatctgggattttcatgcacagcgatctctggagtttacagagaatattgCCAGAAACAAGAAAATGTCTAGTTAATGGCAGGTCTATGGGCAAAAgcgacttgttaatgagagaggtcagagaagaatagccagactgattcaggaagatgacagtaactcaaataactacaggtgacaacagtggtgtgcagaagagcacctctgaagaACAACaattcaaaccttgaagtgaatgggctatggtagcagaaggccatggacatacactcagtcaccgccaggagatacctaataaagtggccactgagtgttcatGCAAAACGCTGAATGAGAATCGGGTTTATGATCACTCATGTCTGAAGTGAGATttattgttctgcagcagcagtgcagtgcaagacaagattaaaataaatcacaaaaaacTGCAAAACAAGGAATAACGAGGTAAAGTTCATGGGTTCAGAAACCCAGTGGTAGGGCGGGGTGATGGTattatttctgaatcattgattgTGTGCCCTGCCATTTATTACCcgacaaccaccaggctcctaaaccagctaacttcacacacctcaatGCAGGATTGACTCTACAACCTCtagactccctttcaaggactgcaagtcatgttctcagtattattcatttacttttttcttacatgtacaatttgtcttcctttgcacattgcttgtttgtccatCATTGTAACTTACAATTTTTTTTCACAACTTCTATTGTATGTCTTTATTTtcttatgaatgcctgcaagaaaatgaatctcagggtagtatagggTTACATATACTATACGtattttgataagaaatttattttgactttgactggtggtatcagaatcagggttaaagttcaaaataaatttattatcaatgtacatatatgtcaccatgtacatccctgaaattcattgtcttgtgggcatactgaataaatccataGTACAATAGTAACTATGACAGGCATGTACTGGAAAGTGGGTCTCCTTGGTGGTGAATGCTGCCTTCCAGTGAAGACTGGTACTTGACCTACACCACCTCTGACAAACATctctagatgcacagtggagagtatcctggctGGTTgaatcatgacctggtatggaaccaCCGAcatctttgaatggaaaatcctacaaaaagtagtggatacagcccagtccatcaaaggaaaatccctctccaccattgagcatatctacaaagagcggtgccacaagaaagcagcatccatcggcaaggactcccaccatccaggccatactctcttctctctgctaccatagagaaggaggtacaggcacTTTAagtcacaccaccagcttcaggaacaattattactcttcctgaaccagcatagataacttACTCATCTCAATAATGAACTGATTGCACTGCCCATGGACTCATTTTGAAGGTCCTTACAACTGATGATATTATTAattagttattattattgttattattaatttgtttttgtatttgcacagtttgtcctcttttgcacattggtgtttgtccatctttgtgtgtagtttttcattaattctattgtgtttctttgcatttactgtatcTACTGGCGGTATGTTATCTGTCTATCAACAATACAAAAGCCAATACTCCAACCATTATCTGTAAGGATCACTAGTGAACTTAAGTGCAGGAATCAAGTAGACTTTGGCAATTCAAATAAAACTAAAGGTTTATTTCAAAAATTAACTAGGAAAACTAACAACAGCTCAGGCAAGCTATACTGAATCTTGATAAACAGAAACCACTGACGATACACAGAAGAACTTGGTTTGAGTTTCACCTGACAAGGAACCACACGACCCAACAAGGGGTTGGCATGCCCCTCTGAAATACACCCCGGAACAATTAACAATACCGTGCTCATTAAATGATCCCAAACTGAATGAAAGTGATAAAAATGAAGAATTTAGCAATCCCCAATGATCCCAAATGACAAAGTAAAAAGTTAGGACTGGTGCAAAGGCAAACAATTAGACCTAAAAGGTAAACAATCCAAGGACAATGCATACCTACGAGGTGACATTGAGAAAAATACAGTCCACATACCAACCGACAAAAaaacttttctttttaaaaaagatCCCCGGTTGTGATATTATCACAATCGTGCAGGTGGGAATGTGCTGTATACATGCTGACTAAACTTCCCTGAAAAAGGTTTTGCAGCTGGACAGGCTGGTGAAGAAAGCCTTTAGCACACTGACCTTTACCAATAAGAGCAATGAGTATAGGGGCCGGAATTTTACATTGCAATCGTACGAAACATTAGTGAGCCACATTTTGAAAACAACAAAGAGAttatgtagatgctggaaatccagagcaacgaaCACAAAatgctcagtaggtcagacagcagtCAATCGTTCAGCAATATTTGTTTTCACTTTCCATTAGGTTACCCTGCTTTTGGCTGGAAAGAGTGCACAGAGAGCAAATACTCaaggatgttttgggccaagatccttcatcctgatgaaatgtcagctgtttgttcctctccatagatgctgtcgacctgctgagtttctctagcattttgtgtgtgttactctggatttccagtatctgcagaatcttataTTTattcaaggatattgccaggattcTAGGGACTAACTTCTGGAAAGAAGCtgagcaggttgggactttattcatttgatgctgctttcctgtgacagcatttcaggtaaatgcactcagtggctgGCAGGGCTTTACCATTaagtactgggctgaatccactaccttttgtagaattttctgttcaaacATCTTATAAAAGATATAAAATTGATCAATAAACACAATCAATAAACACAGTGTTTTTCAAGTCGTGGAACAAAGAaaaagagggcatgcatttaaggtgtggGGGAGAGACTTGATAGAAACCAGAGGGGCAACACTTTCAAGCAGAGGGTGGCCATaaacataagaaaatctgcagatgctggaaatccaaagcaacacgctcAAATTGCTGGAgggactctcctctcctaccagatacCCCATTTTCCAgccatttatttctttcaccaatcgactttaCCTCACCCCCTTCCtctttcctggtttcacctatcacctgccaccttgtagtTCTTCCTTGCCTcctcccgcgcccccccccccaccttattagtctgactccttcccccttcttttccaaggtctcagtctgaaacattgaccatACGTGtatgttcttttccatagatgcttcctggccttctGACTTCCCGGGtgttctgatgtacatgtgacaagtaaatctgaatctgaatctgaaaatcAATTAATCATGGGTAAATGCAATTAGCTTAGATGTGAATCTTGGTTGGCACAGaacagatgggccaaaaggcctgtttccctgctgatTGAATGTCTGCCTTCTATTACAATTGCTTTCCTTACTTTATAATTGCAACCATACTTCAAAAGTACTTCACAGACTGTAAAGCATTTAGAAATGTCCTCAGTGCCGGCATTGCTTTATGGAAGTGAGTGGGCAGGAATTGTTGTTTAAATGCAAAAAGGGACGTAGAAAGAAGTCAGGATATTTTACAACACAATGGAAGATCCTTCACCCCACAGACTGTAGTGTTTTAAATTGCTCACTACCACTTCCTCAAGGGAAATTAGTGATGGGTGAAAAAATGCTGTGCTTGCCAGCAACACCCACATCCCATGTatgaattaaaattaaattatttttGAGCACAGAGAGTAGTCAGAAAATGGAAAGCACCAGCAGAAAGTGTGGTGGAAGCATAATCCATAATTGCTTTTAAATGGGAAGTGAATAAATATTTGAATTAAAGgcctatggagagaaggctggagaatgagaTTAAGTAGATGTCTCTAACACTTGTGTAGCACAAAAACACTGGGGAAGCtcaatggatcaggcagcatcaggaagaaggtacaggagcctcaggacacacagcGCCAGGTTGAGgaagagttactacccctcaaccatcaggcttttgaaccaaaggggataacttaactcaacttcacttgctccatcattgaaatgttcccacaaccaatggactcactttcaaggcctcttcatctcttattgttgatatttatttattattatttatttctctttgtatttattgagtatgcctgcaaggaagtGAATATCgggcaggagaaaatctgcagatgctggacatccaaagcgacacacacaaaatgctggaggaactcagccagtcaggcagcatctatgggaaagagtaaacagtcaatgtttctggccgagaccctttatcggaTGAATTAGATGAAGTGTAGTCAGCTGTTTagtctgttccatagatgctgcctggcctgctgagttcctccagcattttgtgtgtgttgctatgaatCTCAGGACCGTGTATGGTGATGTGTATATACCttggtaataaaatttactttgaactttatatctacagagggaaatggacagacaaCATTACAGGTAGAgagctgctgagtgcttccagcacctTCTGTGTTGCTGCTGATTCCAGCAATTTTTGCTTCAATATACCTCTCTTTGTCATGAGTTCCTGTTGTGTCCCTGACTTAGTCACAATGGGTTCACTGGTTGTATTCATTGCTCCGATCCTCCACCCCTATCATGCACCTTCTCTTTTGGACATTTCTCCACCCACCCTCTTCTCTCATTCTCCATTTCCTGTTCTGGCTCCCCTTTTAACTTCTTCGCCTCACCtgcccatccactctctctgttgcctgtcctctctccctttcttctgtggtccactgtcctgtcttatcagatcccttcttcttcagccctttaactcttccacctatcacctcccagcttctcaactCATACCCATCCCcgtcacccacccaccttcccgctcacctggcttcacctatcacatgctacct contains the following coding sequences:
- the LOC140200617 gene encoding protocadherin-1-like isoform X3, whose protein sequence is MARPLAPSLRGLLLLLPLLVALYPVPGCVAQGSVKFTFPEEQPPNTLIGNPGETLGLERENRLFKLEMGQPYLRVDETGGNLYTTETPIDREQMMCESPTECQLEFEISVTDTLYNTATVLVEGKISVQDINDNTPTFSSPVISISIPEHTPPGTLVNIPTASDRDSGTNGVAGYELLGNEGQGLFSLQVAEEHGEKLPQLIVTGSLDREQRDTYDLTVRVVDGGQPPRSSTSVLRVTVLDINDNAPRFERYAYQGTVEENSPAGTSILQVRATDMDMGENSRIEYTFAQAADNARRLLRLDKNTGWITVQGPVDREQFSQFRFYVHARDKGPIPKQDRASVVITVRDTNDNAPAIEIRGIGLVTHRDGVASIDEDAPVDSPVALVQVSDRDEGENAAVTCIVAGDVPFQLKPASESSSEKKKKFFLQTTTALDYEKVREYLIQIVAVDSGNPPLSSTNTLKVKVVDVNDNAPSFAQSRMQVGILENNRPPTSLLRVEATDADSGSNAELLYSLYPDPAIQNLFQINPDTGEVRAISVLDREQRERYEFKVAAADKGTPSLKGTATVVVNVLDENDNDPRFMLNAYNFSVRENLPPSSPVGMVTVTDLDKESNARFTLFVEPDNGEFEIQNGTGTILSRISFDRERQSTYTFQLKAIDGGMPPRSAYVSVIINVLDENDNTPFITQPSNSSFQHISPLTSIGTTVERVKAEDMDIGPNANLTYEIVGGNPFDLFRISAVGNVTLEKELVRRHYGLHRLVVQVRDGGTPARFATALVHLYVNDTMANVSLVEALVGHSLNTPLNVDIAGDPEYEKSKQRSNVLFGVIAGIIAVTLVIVVVVLIRYCRQKEAKSGYQAGKKETKDLYTPKQTNKNTKHKVKKSKPSKPSKPLDAEESGTQRGLQFNLINESSTDSPRIHLPLNCNPGSPDLGRHYRSNSPLPSIQLHPQSPTAGKKHQVVQDLPAANTFVGTGDSNSTGSDQYSDYSYKTNPPKYNKQLPHRRVTFSTANQSQDLQDPSQHSYYDSGLEESETPSSKSSSGPRLGPLALPEDHYERTTPDGSIGEMEHPENDADVDLRPLPDVAMTGNCTRDCTEFGHSDTCWMPGQPSPNRKQKNVPKLSTFVPYEERGSQDRLTNGSPRIPEDRNAKMANIRFIPTHSAFPGSNHEPSKDSTLEEIPLTQPPDYQQAPGPAPQNSKREIYL
- the LOC140200617 gene encoding protocadherin-1-like isoform X5, with amino-acid sequence MECSRSRMELGVFSSNKLHCSIDLTAHLLTPMARPLAPSLRGLLLLLPLLVALYPVPGCVAQGSVKFTFPEEQPPNTLIGNPGETLGLERENRLFKLEMGQPYLRVDETGGNLYTTETPIDREQMMCESPTECQLEFEISVTDTLYNTATVLVEGKISVQDINDNTPTFSSPVISISIPEHTPPGTLVNIPTASDRDSGTNGVAGYELLGNEGQGLFSLQVAEEHGEKLPQLIVTGSLDREQRDTYDLTVRVVDGGQPPRSSTSVLRVTVLDINDNAPRFERYAYQGTVEENSPAGTSILQVRATDMDMGENSRIEYTFAQAADNARRLLRLDKNTGWITVQGPVDREQFSQFRFYVHARDKGPIPKQDRASVVITVRDTNDNAPAIEIRGIGLVTHRDGVASIDEDAPVDSPVALVQVSDRDEGENAAVTCIVAGDVPFQLKPASESSSEKKKKFFLQTTTALDYEKVREYLIQIVAVDSGNPPLSSTNTLKVKVVDVNDNAPSFAQSRMQVGILENNRPPTSLLRVEATDADSGSNAELLYSLYPDPAIQNLFQINPDTGEVRAISVLDREQRERYEFKVAAADKGTPSLKGTATVVVNVLDENDNDPRFMLNAYNFSVRENLPPSSPVGMVTVTDLDKESNARFTLFVEPDNGEFEIQNGTGTILSRISFDRERQSTYTFQLKAIDGGMPPRSAYVSVIINVLDENDNTPFITQPSNSSFQHISPLTSIGTTVERVKAEDMDIGPNANLTYEIVGGNPFDLFRISAVGNVTLEKELVRRHYGLHRLVVQVRDGGTPARFATALVHLYVNDTMANVSLVEALVGHSLNTPLNVDIAGDPEYEKSKQRSNVLFGVIAGIIAVTLVIVVVVLIRYCRQKEAKSGYQAGKKETKDLYTPKQTNKNTKHKVKKSKPSKPSKPLDAEESGTQRGLQFNLINESSTDSPRIHLPLNCNPGSPDLGRHYRSNSPLPSIQLHPQSPTAGKKHQVVQDLPAANTFVGTGDSNSTGSDQYSDYSYKTNPPKYNKQMLLNPQSSSSRLLAAPESTIMGIPSPEGLQWFKKVAPHHFHRGS
- the LOC140200617 gene encoding protocadherin-1-like isoform X7, coding for MECSRSRMELGVFSSNKLHCSIDLTAHLLTPMARPLAPSLRGLLLLLPLLVALYPVPGCVAQGSVKFTFPEEQPPNTLIGNPGETLGLERENRLFKLEMGQPYLRVDETGGNLYTTETPIDREQMMCESPTECQLEFEISVTDTLYNTATVLVEGKISVQDINDNTPTFSSPVISISIPEHTPPGTLVNIPTASDRDSGTNGVAGYELLGNEGQGLFSLQVAEEHGEKLPQLIVTGSLDREQRDTYDLTVRVVDGGQPPRSSTSVLRVTVLDINDNAPRFERYAYQGTVEENSPAGTSILQVRATDMDMGENSRIEYTFAQAADNARRLLRLDKNTGWITVQGPVDREQFSQFRFYVHARDKGPIPKQDRASVVITVRDTNDNAPAIEIRGIGLVTHRDGVASIDEDAPVDSPVALVQVSDRDEGENAAVTCIVAGDVPFQLKPASESSSEKKKKFFLQTTTALDYEKVREYLIQIVAVDSGNPPLSSTNTLKVKVVDVNDNAPSFAQSRMQVGILENNRPPTSLLRVEATDADSGSNAELLYSLYPDPAIQNLFQINPDTGEVRAISVLDREQRERYEFKVAAADKGTPSLKGTATVVVNVLDENDNDPRFMLNAYNFSVRENLPPSSPVGMVTVTDLDKESNARFTLFVEPDNGEFEIQNGTGTILSRISFDRERQSTYTFQLKAIDGGMPPRSAYVSVIINVLDENDNTPFITQPSNSSFQHISPLTSIGTTVERVKAEDMDIGPNANLTYEIVGGNPFDLFRISAVGNVTLEKELVRRHYGLHRLVVQVRDGGTPARFATALVHLYVNDTMANVSLVEALVGHSLNTPLNVDIAGDPEYEKSKQRSNVLFGVIAGIIAVTLVIVVVVLIRYCRQKEAKSGYQAGKKETKDLYTPKQTNKNTKHKVKKSKPSKPSKPLDAEESGTQRGLQFNLINESSTDSPRIHLPLNCNPGSPDLGRHYRSNSPLPSIQLHPQSPTAGKKHQVVQDLPAANTFVGTGDSNSTGSDQYSDYSYKTNPPKYNKQEVRRYLTTSEV